The following proteins are encoded in a genomic region of Paenibacillus sp. FSL H3-0469:
- a CDS encoding SNF2-related protein encodes MTQLFRNSLPQEKVTSAPLLPVPLSFERNWLHDLESRLDKGGPWGDWRLSRLAVQGEQSGLVTSFDELQCMKHLSGLSPLPHQLDTAHKVLFEMSGRAILADEVGLGKTIEAGLVLKEYLVRGLVSKVLILVPASLVLQWVRELNTKFGISAVAQKKAYSWGNDIVVASMDTAKRDPHKEMLLSQEYDMLIIDEAHKLKNKKSTNYLFVQQLRKKYCLLLTATPVQNDLGELFNLITLLKPGQLGNQGDFATNFVVDKRQPKNEVQLRGELSKVMIRNRRGEGPVNFTKRKVRNIPLTLSAEEKALYDGVTAFVKEQYQEAGGNLSSMLSLVTLQREVCSSRDAVFVTLVNLIKKLPADSPKRERMMGLLQTIRTVKTNTKAEKTMELIREMNEKVIVFTEYRATQEYLLQYFREHGLQCVTYSGGMNRGKKDWMMDLFRGRAQVMIATEAGGEGINLQFCHHMINFDLPWNPMRVEQRIGRVHRLGQENDVVIYNLSTEGTIEEHILHLLHEKINMFEMVIGGLDVILERFEQKGSLEKSLYKIVLEAGSDEELRSGLDTIGDSLSELTHAKLDDSGVPN; translated from the coding sequence ATGACGCAATTATTCCGCAATTCCTTGCCCCAAGAGAAGGTAACTTCTGCGCCGCTGCTGCCTGTTCCTCTATCTTTTGAGCGTAACTGGCTGCATGATCTGGAATCGAGACTCGATAAAGGAGGGCCGTGGGGCGACTGGCGCTTATCCCGCCTTGCTGTACAGGGAGAGCAGTCGGGCCTGGTGACCAGCTTCGATGAGCTGCAGTGTATGAAGCATCTGTCCGGGCTGTCTCCCCTGCCCCATCAGCTGGATACGGCGCACAAGGTGCTGTTCGAGATGTCGGGACGAGCGATTCTGGCCGATGAAGTCGGACTTGGCAAGACCATCGAAGCGGGACTTGTGCTGAAGGAATATCTGGTGCGCGGGCTGGTGAGCAAGGTTCTGATTCTGGTGCCGGCCTCGCTTGTCCTGCAATGGGTACGAGAGCTGAATACGAAGTTCGGAATCTCTGCCGTAGCGCAAAAGAAAGCCTATTCCTGGGGCAATGACATTGTCGTCGCCTCGATGGATACAGCCAAGCGTGACCCTCATAAGGAAATGCTGCTGAGCCAGGAGTATGACATGCTGATTATCGACGAAGCCCATAAGCTGAAGAACAAGAAATCGACCAATTATCTGTTCGTACAGCAGCTCCGCAAAAAATACTGCCTGCTGCTCACCGCCACCCCCGTGCAGAACGATCTTGGCGAGCTGTTCAATCTGATTACGCTGCTGAAGCCGGGCCAGCTTGGGAATCAGGGCGATTTTGCTACCAATTTCGTGGTGGATAAGCGCCAGCCCAAGAATGAGGTTCAGCTCCGGGGCGAGCTGTCCAAGGTCATGATCCGCAACCGCCGGGGCGAAGGCCCGGTGAATTTCACCAAGCGCAAGGTGCGCAATATCCCCCTCACCCTCTCCGCAGAGGAGAAGGCGCTGTATGATGGCGTGACCGCTTTTGTCAAAGAACAGTATCAGGAGGCGGGCGGCAATCTCAGCAGTATGCTCTCCCTGGTCACGCTTCAACGTGAGGTGTGCAGCAGCCGGGATGCGGTGTTCGTTACGCTGGTGAATCTGATCAAGAAGCTGCCGGCCGATTCGCCCAAGCGCGAGCGGATGATGGGGCTGCTCCAGACGATCCGAACGGTCAAGACGAATACCAAGGCGGAGAAGACGATGGAATTAATCCGTGAAATGAACGAGAAGGTGATCGTCTTCACGGAATACCGGGCCACGCAGGAGTATCTGCTTCAGTATTTCCGCGAGCATGGACTGCAATGTGTGACGTATTCCGGCGGGATGAACCGCGGCAAAAAAGACTGGATGATGGACCTCTTCCGCGGACGCGCCCAGGTGATGATTGCCACTGAAGCCGGCGGCGAAGGGATCAACCTGCAGTTCTGCCACCATATGATCAATTTCGATCTGCCTTGGAACCCGATGCGGGTCGAGCAGCGGATCGGCCGGGTCCACCGGCTCGGTCAGGAGAATGATGTGGTCATCTATAACCTCTCCACCGAAGGGACGATTGAAGAGCATATCCTCCACCTGCTGCATGAGAAAATCAACATGTTCGAGATGGTCATCGGCGGGCTGGATGTCATTCTGGAGCGCTTCGAGCAGAAGGGCTCGCTTGAAAAAAGCCTGTACAAAATCGTTCTCGAAGCGGGCAGCGACGAGGAGCTGCGCAGCGGGCTGGATACGATCGGCGATTCGCTCAGTGAATTGACCCACGCCAAGCTGGATGATAGCGGGGTGCCTAACTGA
- a CDS encoding YqzE family protein, producing the protein MASGGDDLVKYITEKVVVYIENPRAVHARRKAEKQPWAEKWFGTLPLAWSVWRSKWSRNGDSKE; encoded by the coding sequence ATGGCATCCGGCGGAGATGATCTGGTGAAGTATATTACGGAGAAGGTAGTCGTCTACATTGAGAACCCTCGGGCTGTCCATGCCAGACGGAAGGCAGAGAAGCAGCCATGGGCGGAAAAATGGTTCGGCACGCTGCCGCTCGCCTGGTCCGTGTGGCGCAGCAAATGGAGCCGGAACGGAGATAGTAAGGAGTAG
- a CDS encoding N-acetylmuramoyl-L-alanine amidase: MRQSEALESHTATHSHHLKEQAPPRSRYRLQKIIAAASVLLMLTAGNPAVIHAAASRTNPQAEQPKHRQHMLGHDQRIILIDAGHGGIDGGTSYGSILEKDITLAISRRLFLLLRADGFDTILNRTGDYAPSDENLWLRNRSRHLRDLAQRKELAETLPANVVVSIHINWAKSPSKHGPLVLYRQEGRSFLLARTIQDQLNRLYGMKNDPVRGKPFYLLNKITATTVIVEAGFVSSPADREKLCTPKGQEEIAEAIANGIAAYLMEV, from the coding sequence TTGAGACAATCAGAAGCATTGGAGTCCCATACCGCTACACATTCCCATCATTTAAAAGAGCAGGCCCCGCCGAGATCCCGGTACCGGCTGCAAAAGATCATAGCCGCAGCAAGCGTTCTGCTCATGCTTACAGCAGGCAACCCCGCTGTGATCCACGCGGCTGCTTCACGCACTAATCCGCAGGCAGAGCAGCCCAAACACCGCCAGCATATGCTCGGCCATGACCAGCGGATCATTCTGATCGATGCCGGGCATGGAGGAATTGACGGCGGAACTTCCTACGGCAGCATTCTGGAGAAGGACATTACCCTCGCCATCTCACGCCGTCTCTTCCTCCTGCTGCGTGCGGACGGCTTCGATACGATCCTGAACCGGACCGGCGATTATGCGCCCAGCGATGAGAATCTGTGGCTGAGGAACAGATCCCGGCATCTGCGCGATCTGGCCCAGCGCAAGGAGCTGGCAGAGACGCTTCCGGCCAATGTTGTGGTCAGCATCCACATTAACTGGGCGAAATCCCCGTCCAAGCATGGTCCGCTCGTCCTGTACCGCCAGGAAGGACGCAGCTTCCTGCTGGCCCGGACCATACAGGATCAGCTCAACAGGCTCTACGGGATGAAGAATGATCCTGTCCGGGGCAAACCCTTCTATCTGCTCAACAAAATAACCGCCACAACGGTGATCGTTGAGGCGGGATTTGTCAGCAGTCCGGCTGACCGCGAGAAGCTCTGTACACCGAAGGGACAGGAAGAAATCGCCGAAGCCATTGCGAACGGGATCGCTGCTTACCTTATGGAAGTGTAA
- a CDS encoding MerR family transcriptional regulator, producing MRTIKGSDSMSVAEADLQQGYSIKETAERTGMSEDTIRYYEKIGLLPRAKRKGNSHRIYSESDLNRMLLITCLKKTGMSLDDMRPYLHLSMDADLSQYPELHTMIRNHRQKIIEQIASLQQIVDFIDVKIDQGSLGPQACELTGDRKQMPRGRKVKTTV from the coding sequence TTGAGAACAATCAAAGGGAGTGATTCTATGAGTGTGGCGGAAGCGGATCTCCAGCAGGGATATTCGATTAAGGAAACGGCGGAGCGGACGGGCATGTCTGAGGATACGATAAGGTATTATGAGAAGATTGGGCTGCTGCCCCGGGCGAAGCGCAAGGGAAACAGCCACCGCATCTATAGCGAATCAGACCTGAACCGGATGCTGCTGATTACATGTCTCAAAAAAACAGGGATGTCGCTGGACGACATGCGTCCTTATCTGCACTTGTCTATGGATGCAGACCTGTCTCAGTATCCTGAGCTCCACACGATGATTCGGAATCACCGGCAGAAGATTATCGAGCAGATCGCATCGCTGCAGCAAATTGTTGACTTCATAGATGTCAAAATCGACCAGGGGAGCCTGGGCCCGCAGGCCTGTGAGCTGACCGGGGACCGCAAGCAGATGCCAAGAGGACGTAAAGTCAAGACTACAGTGTGA
- a CDS encoding SDR family NAD(P)-dependent oxidoreductase: MKSSHPPRTALITGANHGIGLALTHRLLNEGWEVIALIRSAFAEDDPLTQQALSSRQLRIYKADLSDFGQLRNVLQEINHHEAHIDILFNNAGGSFPELFLSKQGRELHYELQTVVPYIIMMELKPLLKKGNLRTVVNTSSNAFMMKRSFDPDSLEHPAKFQMLTGPYADTKRALSLWTEAAAPALAAEGILIRSADPGGNNTLRSGKKSGIPLWLKPITRLFFPEPTHGAGLLYQAALGEHSGKSGVFLIKNQVKPLKFTEHSSRILKDVRAIYEQEFLQSGGA; encoded by the coding sequence ATGAAATCATCACATCCCCCGCGCACCGCGCTGATTACTGGAGCCAATCACGGTATCGGGCTGGCCCTGACCCATAGACTTCTGAATGAAGGCTGGGAGGTCATTGCGCTGATCCGCTCTGCTTTTGCAGAAGATGACCCGCTTACCCAGCAGGCACTCAGCAGCAGACAACTTCGAATCTATAAGGCAGATTTAAGCGATTTCGGGCAATTACGGAATGTCCTGCAGGAGATTAACCATCACGAAGCGCACATTGACATTCTGTTCAACAACGCCGGGGGCAGCTTCCCCGAATTATTCTTGTCCAAGCAAGGGCGTGAGCTGCATTATGAGCTGCAGACGGTGGTTCCGTATATCATTATGATGGAGCTGAAGCCCCTCTTGAAAAAAGGCAATCTCCGCACGGTCGTGAACACGTCCTCCAATGCGTTTATGATGAAGCGCAGCTTCGATCCGGATTCTCTGGAGCACCCGGCCAAATTTCAGATGCTGACCGGCCCTTATGCCGACACCAAGCGTGCCTTGTCCTTGTGGACGGAAGCGGCGGCCCCGGCGCTTGCGGCGGAGGGCATCCTGATCCGCAGCGCCGATCCCGGAGGCAACAACACCCTTCGCAGCGGCAAAAAATCCGGTATCCCGTTATGGTTAAAACCCATTACACGGCTGTTCTTCCCCGAGCCTACCCATGGCGCAGGCCTGCTGTATCAGGCAGCTCTGGGTGAACACAGCGGCAAGTCCGGTGTCTTCCTGATTAAGAATCAGGTCAAACCGCTGAAATTCACAGAGCATAGCAGCCGTATCCTGAAGGATGTCCGGGCCATTTACGAGCAGGAATTCCTTCAATCCGGGGGCGCCTAA
- a CDS encoding YqhG family protein, translated as MMLTPTEVRKQVMDYLEATECTILESSPLHVTVKLSPRADRMLTDRPYYWGFVERTGVDPETLSFSFVFDPQKYDELAAQAATPAARPRGGASRPAGAGAPPGLAGAADAEASADLGAAQGAALPPGVSAAPEDSILARYFGIVPALPRLGPGMIRREDVTYGSKRLRQIWSAARDEGRCLQLFEDPGLRQRTTLFSAAYEPWLAVCYKVEMTCDLKREELHFIAVSLTTGLIVPDFEARLAGKELTPRLPENIHVQPFELGITDGADRLEGYLTSKLALLDYTWAEEARERLELELSIVDIYYAELLKEPEEEKRLAIQEQYNRRRQETSWQYEPQIAVSAVTYGLFHLRST; from the coding sequence CTGATGCTGACTCCTACAGAGGTGCGCAAGCAGGTCATGGATTATCTCGAAGCGACCGAATGCACCATTCTCGAATCCTCTCCCCTGCATGTGACGGTGAAGCTCTCCCCGCGCGCGGACCGGATGCTGACGGACCGCCCTTATTATTGGGGCTTCGTGGAGCGCACGGGCGTAGATCCCGAGACCCTGTCCTTCAGCTTCGTCTTCGACCCGCAGAAGTACGATGAACTGGCCGCGCAGGCTGCCACGCCTGCGGCCCGCCCGCGCGGCGGGGCAAGCCGCCCGGCAGGGGCGGGAGCGCCGCCGGGTCTGGCCGGGGCGGCGGATGCCGAAGCAAGCGCGGACCTTGGCGCGGCGCAGGGAGCGGCGTTGCCGCCGGGGGTATCGGCTGCGCCGGAAGACAGCATCCTCGCGCGGTATTTCGGCATCGTTCCGGCGCTGCCGCGCCTCGGACCGGGGATGATCCGCCGCGAGGATGTGACCTACGGCAGCAAGCGCCTGCGGCAGATCTGGTCGGCGGCGCGGGACGAAGGCCGGTGTCTCCAACTGTTCGAGGACCCTGGCCTCAGGCAGCGGACCACCTTGTTCTCGGCCGCCTACGAGCCGTGGCTGGCGGTCTGCTACAAGGTCGAAATGACCTGTGACCTGAAGCGCGAGGAGCTGCATTTCATCGCGGTCTCTTTAACCACCGGGCTGATCGTCCCGGACTTCGAGGCCCGGCTGGCCGGCAAGGAGCTGACGCCACGGCTGCCGGAGAACATTCATGTTCAGCCGTTCGAGTTGGGGATTACGGACGGAGCCGACCGGCTGGAGGGATATCTGACTTCCAAGCTGGCGCTGCTGGATTACACCTGGGCGGAAGAAGCCCGAGAGCGGCTGGAGCTGGAGCTTAGTATCGTGGACATCTACTACGCGGAGCTGCTGAAAGAACCGGAAGAAGAGAAGCGGCTCGCCATCCAGGAGCAGTACAACCGCCGCCGTCAGGAGACCTCGTGGCAGTATGAGCCGCAGATTGCAGTTTCTGCCGTAACGTACGGATTGTTTCATCTGCGCAGCACATAG
- a CDS encoding helix-turn-helix transcriptional regulator, with the protein MNDERRRKELADFLRSRRSRVSPVEMGLQVEQSRRRTKGLRREEVSSLSGISLPWYTALEQGRDIHVSEQVLESLVRTLRLNSGERNHLLLLANPSPLLQSNSDDAVPPSLQKILDRMGTYPAYIMDRRWNVIAMNQITDTLCRDFSRDPELGKNILWRVFAVEESKLRIANWEKVASMMVAHFRSRFAFYMNDSWYQELAEKLMDRSEEFRTLWERHDVSDSFEGEQIIRLPETELLTFQYHTFKISESSDYAMRVFTPVSEENKVQVLEDMLEADRRGAGWLIQPNGG; encoded by the coding sequence ATGAATGATGAGAGAAGACGTAAAGAATTGGCTGATTTCCTCCGTTCACGACGCTCGCGTGTCTCTCCGGTAGAGATGGGGCTGCAGGTGGAACAGTCACGCCGCCGCACGAAAGGCTTGCGGCGGGAAGAAGTGTCAAGCTTATCGGGCATTTCTTTGCCATGGTATACAGCACTGGAGCAGGGCCGGGACATTCATGTGTCGGAGCAGGTTCTGGAAAGTCTGGTGAGGACATTGCGTCTTAACAGCGGCGAACGCAACCATCTTCTTTTATTGGCCAATCCTTCACCGCTTCTGCAGTCAAACTCGGATGATGCCGTTCCTCCTTCCCTGCAGAAGATACTGGACAGGATGGGAACCTATCCAGCGTACATTATGGATCGACGCTGGAATGTTATCGCAATGAACCAAATAACAGATACGTTGTGTAGAGACTTCAGCCGAGACCCGGAGCTCGGAAAAAATATTCTTTGGCGTGTTTTTGCAGTGGAGGAGAGCAAGCTTCGCATTGCGAATTGGGAGAAGGTTGCCTCGATGATGGTGGCCCATTTCAGAAGCCGGTTTGCCTTTTACATGAACGATTCGTGGTATCAGGAGCTGGCCGAGAAGTTAATGGACAGGAGCGAAGAATTCAGGACGTTATGGGAACGGCATGATGTCTCCGATTCTTTCGAGGGTGAACAAATCATCCGTCTTCCTGAAACTGAACTGCTGACGTTCCAATACCATACTTTTAAAATTTCTGAGAGCAGCGATTATGCAATGAGGGTATTCACGCCCGTATCCGAAGAAAATAAAGTGCAGGTGCTGGAGGACATGCTTGAAGCTGACCGCCGGGGAGCCGGATGGCTTATCCAGCCCAATGGCGGGTGA
- a CDS encoding SDR family oxidoreductase, whose amino-acid sequence MQTIENEYGHRFKDKRVVILGGTSGIGFATAEAAAREGANLVVVSSKKENVDRAVSRLPEGTKGCAVDLTNEEQVRTFFSNIGEFDHLVFTAGDPMMIENLDITDIGTAQQLFNLRYWGAFMAAKYGSQNIRRGGSLTLTSGIAGARPQKGVTVAASICGAVESLTRALAVELSPLRVNTVSFGIMRTEFWNEVPEKHRSIMYNNVGESLPVGRIGEPEDGAEAFLYLMRENYSTGQIIVVDGGSTLV is encoded by the coding sequence GTGCAAACAATAGAGAACGAATATGGGCATCGTTTCAAAGACAAACGTGTTGTTATTCTTGGAGGAACCTCAGGAATCGGATTTGCGACCGCCGAAGCCGCCGCCCGGGAAGGGGCGAACCTAGTCGTCGTGTCCAGTAAAAAAGAAAATGTTGACCGGGCCGTTTCGCGTTTGCCCGAAGGCACCAAAGGGTGTGCGGTAGATTTGACGAATGAGGAACAGGTTAGAACATTTTTTAGTAATATCGGCGAATTCGATCACTTGGTGTTTACTGCCGGCGACCCAATGATGATCGAAAATCTGGATATCACCGACATCGGGACTGCACAGCAATTATTCAACTTGCGATACTGGGGAGCGTTCATGGCTGCCAAATACGGCAGTCAGAACATCCGGCGAGGCGGTTCGCTCACGCTGACTTCCGGTATCGCCGGAGCTCGTCCGCAGAAAGGAGTTACTGTTGCAGCCAGTATATGTGGAGCTGTTGAGTCCCTCACCAGAGCGTTGGCCGTCGAGTTGAGCCCGCTTCGCGTCAACACCGTTAGCTTCGGCATTATGCGTACCGAGTTTTGGAACGAGGTTCCTGAGAAGCACCGGAGCATAATGTACAATAATGTCGGGGAATCACTTCCAGTGGGGAGAATCGGTGAACCGGAGGATGGTGCCGAAGCATTTTTATACCTAATGCGGGAGAACTATTCTACCGGTCAAATTATTGTCGTGGATGGCGGTTCTACGCTCGTTTAA
- a CDS encoding YihY/virulence factor BrkB family protein codes for MNSTSGSRRGTFKFIKQLWVKINDDDVQGIAAQLTYYLILSLFPFLIFIMTLIGYANISLEKNIEQLEQIMPAEAISIIEEILQDVSAGRSQTLLSFGMLATLWAASKGINAIIKGLNRAYEIDESRVFWKIRGIALLATLTIGFVVLLSMLLLVLGSWLKTQVFLLVDLPYGFQKLWDLLQYAIPLFVMFIVFTLLYWIAPSRRLALREVMPGALFTTIGWITTSILFSVYVNQFSDFSKTYGSLGGVTVLLIWLYISSFIILAGGEINAVLLNRKVKSMPFSSFKGQKLP; via the coding sequence ATGAACAGCACTTCCGGCAGTAGAAGAGGCACTTTCAAGTTCATCAAGCAGCTATGGGTGAAAATTAATGACGATGATGTCCAGGGCATCGCTGCGCAGCTGACCTATTATTTAATCCTGTCTCTGTTTCCTTTCCTCATCTTCATCATGACCCTGATCGGGTATGCGAATATCTCCCTGGAGAAAAATATAGAGCAGTTGGAGCAGATCATGCCCGCCGAAGCCATCTCTATTATAGAAGAGATTCTGCAGGATGTTTCCGCAGGACGCAGCCAGACGCTGCTGTCCTTCGGGATGCTGGCTACGCTGTGGGCCGCCTCCAAAGGGATCAATGCCATCATTAAGGGGCTTAACCGTGCATACGAGATTGACGAGAGCAGAGTGTTCTGGAAAATCCGGGGGATCGCCCTGCTCGCTACCTTGACAATCGGGTTCGTCGTACTGCTCAGCATGCTGCTATTGGTCCTTGGCAGCTGGCTTAAGACGCAGGTCTTTCTGCTGGTTGATCTCCCCTATGGATTCCAAAAGCTCTGGGATCTGCTGCAATATGCGATTCCGTTGTTCGTAATGTTCATCGTCTTCACCCTGCTGTACTGGATCGCTCCCAGCCGGAGACTGGCGCTGCGGGAGGTAATGCCTGGGGCGTTGTTCACCACCATCGGCTGGATTACGACCTCGATTCTGTTCTCCGTATACGTCAATCAATTCAGTGATTTCTCCAAAACCTACGGCAGTCTCGGGGGCGTAACCGTGCTGCTAATCTGGCTGTATATCAGCTCTTTTATCATCCTGGCCGGAGGCGAGATCAATGCCGTGCTGCTGAACCGTAAGGTGAAGAGCATGCCCTTCAGCTCCTTCAAAGGACAGAAGCTCCCATGA
- a CDS encoding divergent polysaccharide deacetylase family protein yields MKRRNSRRKHILVYLLAAVMVMLTALVPPAPHMVSAAPAGKAASPPAPAAHSGSVTRQEAEQKQQPRVAVIIDDFGNDMRGTEEMFKLPVKITVAVMPFMRSSEQDARRAHELGFDVLVHLPMEPRQGKPEWLGPGAVLTSMNDAEVRQRVEAALDNVPYAIGINNHMGSKVTGDERVMGIVLAVCKERGLFFVDSHTNYRSVAGRMARELGMPPVENHIFLDDVHSASHVIKQMKLVQERALSQKFCVTIGHVGIQGKETAAGIRSGIAGMKDKVQFVGISDLVRDEWKWNARLTLP; encoded by the coding sequence ATGAAGAGACGCAATTCCAGAAGGAAGCATATCCTTGTGTATCTGCTGGCTGCGGTTATGGTAATGCTCACTGCGCTTGTTCCTCCAGCTCCGCATATGGTGTCTGCTGCTCCGGCAGGCAAGGCCGCTTCCCCACCTGCACCTGCGGCCCACAGCGGTTCCGTCACCCGGCAGGAAGCGGAGCAGAAGCAGCAGCCCCGCGTCGCTGTTATTATTGATGACTTCGGCAATGACATGCGCGGGACGGAAGAGATGTTCAAGCTACCGGTCAAAATTACCGTGGCGGTGATGCCGTTCATGCGCTCCAGTGAGCAGGATGCTCGGCGCGCGCATGAGCTTGGCTTCGATGTGCTGGTCCATCTGCCGATGGAGCCGCGCCAGGGCAAGCCGGAATGGCTGGGGCCGGGGGCCGTGCTGACCAGCATGAATGATGCCGAGGTCCGCCAGCGGGTGGAGGCTGCGCTCGATAATGTGCCTTACGCGATCGGCATCAACAATCATATGGGCTCCAAGGTGACGGGAGATGAACGGGTCATGGGTATCGTGCTTGCGGTCTGCAAGGAGCGCGGGCTATTCTTCGTAGACAGCCATACCAACTACCGTTCAGTTGCGGGGCGGATGGCCCGTGAGCTGGGAATGCCGCCGGTGGAGAATCATATTTTCCTGGATGATGTGCATTCGGCAAGCCATGTAATCAAGCAGATGAAGCTTGTGCAGGAGCGGGCCTTGAGCCAAAAGTTCTGCGTTACCATCGGTCATGTCGGCATCCAGGGTAAAGAGACCGCCGCGGGCATCCGCAGCGGCATTGCCGGAATGAAGGACAAGGTGCAATTCGTCGGTATCTCCGATCTGGTCCGCGACGAATGGAAGTGGAATGCCCGGCTTACACTTCCATAA